In the Candidatus Electrothrix rattekaaiensis genome, one interval contains:
- a CDS encoding DUF1566 domain-containing protein, with translation MGLFNALNLSGNPTAVDWEMTPEYSFGTFESWGGRERVRSSNERIYYFIVDAWGETPKLCLMERGIKHARIVAEIKAPSEMMQRCVQKQGKVALFERTHAINGELKQWLLDNIMENDDTSRVIPIEEEDQRDLLGASGLPGVDEPLPADIPSRIVLPETTMEFVEEEAAKMIREYNFTDHKRNPDGLFENYLVDNGDGLTVTDVVTGLMWQRGGLDIMSHRMLRKGIEKINKEGFAGHNDWRMPTLQEAMSLLEVELNSKDLYLHPAFSADQPFIMVNTERRPGGQWFVDNKQGSAYWSSGTIPGGFGRLCRKA, from the coding sequence ATGGGACTTTTCAATGCATTAAATCTGAGTGGAAATCCGACAGCCGTTGACTGGGAGATGACGCCAGAATACAGTTTTGGCACCTTTGAGAGCTGGGGTGGTCGGGAAAGAGTTCGCAGTAGCAATGAGCGGATCTATTATTTTATTGTTGACGCCTGGGGAGAAACACCTAAGCTCTGCTTGATGGAGCGAGGCATTAAACATGCCAGGATTGTCGCGGAGATTAAGGCTCCTTCTGAAATGATGCAACGTTGCGTGCAGAAACAGGGTAAGGTTGCGCTTTTTGAGCGAACCCACGCCATAAATGGTGAGCTGAAGCAATGGTTGCTGGACAATATCATGGAGAATGACGATACCTCGCGGGTTATCCCCATTGAGGAGGAAGATCAACGTGATCTTTTAGGGGCTTCTGGTCTCCCTGGAGTTGATGAGCCGTTACCCGCAGATATCCCTTCCCGTATCGTTCTGCCTGAGACGACTATGGAGTTTGTCGAGGAGGAGGCGGCCAAGATGATCAGGGAGTATAATTTTACTGATCATAAACGAAATCCCGATGGTCTGTTTGAAAATTACTTGGTTGATAACGGCGATGGCCTGACGGTGACCGATGTGGTGACCGGTCTGATGTGGCAGCGGGGCGGGCTGGATATTATGAGCCATCGGATGCTCCGAAAAGGGATAGAAAAAATCAACAAAGAGGGTTTTGCCGGGCATAATGACTGGCGGATGCCGACCCTTCAGGAAGCCATGTCTCTGTTGGAGGTCGAACTGAACAGCAAGGATCTTTATCTCCATCCTGCATTTTCTGCTGATCAGCCCTTTATCATGGTGAATACCGAACGGAGGCCGGGAGGGCAGTGGTTTGTCGATAATAAACAAGGGAGTGCTTATTGGTCTTCTGGAACTATTCCTGGTGGCTTTGGTCGGCTTTGTCGTAAGGCCTAA